A window from Vidua macroura isolate BioBank_ID:100142 chromosome 20, ASM2450914v1, whole genome shotgun sequence encodes these proteins:
- the BLMH gene encoding bleomycin hydrolase, with the protein MNARGLSTEKAVAFTRRLRAEPQFLLAQNVATCNDPLEVCLQRQVVQDTVQVFQHAVPAEGKPVTNQKNSGRCWIFSCLNAMRLPFMKKYNIEEFEFSQSYLFFWDKVERCYYFLNAFVETAQKKEPVEGRLVQFLLSNPTNDGGQWDMLVNIIEKYGVVPKKYFPESHTTEATRRMNEILNHKMREYCLRLRNMVESGGSKGELCAAMDMMIEEVFRIVSTCLGSPPETFCWEFRDKEKNYHKYGPMTPVQFYNEHVKPYFNMEDKICLVNDPRPQNPYNRLYTVEYLGNMAGGRKTLYNNQPVEVLKKLAAASIKDGEAVWFGCDVAKHFYGKLGINDLNIFNHELVFGVSIKNMNKAERLIFGESLMTHAMVLTAVTEKDGQEDAFEKWRVENSWGEDRGNKGYLIMTDDWFSEYVYEVVVDKKHVPEEILAVMQQEPIVLPAWDPMGALAK; encoded by the exons ATGAACGCCCGCG GGCTGAGCACGGAGAAGGCCGTCGCCTTCACTCGGCGGCTGCGGGCCGAGCCGCAGTTCCTGCTGGCCCAGAACGTGGCGACATGCAACGACCCGCTGGAGGTGTGCCTGCAGCGGCAGGTGGTGCAGGACACGGTGCAGGTGTTCCAGCACGCCGTGCCCGCCGAGGGCAAGCCCGTCACCAACCAGAAGAACTCCG GGAGATGCTGGATCTTTTCCTGCCTCAACGCAATGCGTCTTCCTTTCATGAAGAAATACAACATTGAAGAGTTTGAGTTCAGCCAGTCCTATCTCTTTTTCTGGGATAAG GTTGAGCGTTGTTACTActttttaaatgcctttgtGGAAACAGCTCAGAAAAAGGAGCCAGTGGAAGGAAGACTGGTGCAATTCCTGCTCTCCAACCCCACGAATGATGGTGGACAGTGGGATATGCTGGTCAACATTATTG agAAGTATGGTGTTGTCCCCAAGAAATACTTCCCAGAGTCTCACACCACAGAGGCTACCAGAAGGATGAACGAGATCTTGAATCATAAG ATGAGAGAATACTGTTTGAGGCTAAGAAATATGGTGGAAAGTGGAGGAAGCAAAGGAGAACTTTGTGCTGCCATGGACATGATGATAGAAGAG GTATTCAGAATAGTGAGCACTTGCCTGGGCAGCCCTCCGGAGACTTTCTGCTGGGAGTTCCGGGATAAGGAGAAGAACTACCACAAATACGGCCCCATGACCCCGGTGCAGTTCTACAACGAGCATGTGAAGCCTTACTTCAACATGGAGGACAAG ATTTGTCTAGTGAACGATCCCCGACCCCAGAATCCCTACAACAGGCTCTACACAGTGGAGTACCTGGGCAACATGGCTGGAGGAAGGAAAACTCTCTACAACAACCAGCCTGTGGAGGTGCTGAAGAAATTGGCTGCAGCCTCTATTAAGGATGGCGAG GCTGTGTGGTTTGGCTGTGATGTGGCAAAGCACTTCTATGGCAAGCTGGGAATCAATGACTTGAATAT ATTTAATCATGAGCTGGTGTTTGGTGTCTCCATCAAGAACATGAACAAAGCAGAACGACTGATCTTTGGAGAATCCCTGATGACCCATGCCATGGTCCTGACAGCTGTCACTGAGAAG GATGGACAAGAagatgcatttgaaaaatgGAGAGTGGAAAACTCCTGGGGTGAAGACCGTGGCAATAAAG GTTACCTGATCATGACCGATGACTGGTTCTCCGAGTACGTGTACGAGGTGGTGGTGGACAAGAAGCACGTGCCCGAGGAGATCCTGGCCGTGATGCAGCAGGAGCCCATTGTTCTGCCAGCCTGGGACCCCATGGGGGCTTTGGCCAAGTGA